In the Pseudoalteromonas ulvae UL12 genome, one interval contains:
- a CDS encoding S10 family peptidase: protein MNVLKSSLIVMLMFSQFSFATNIEIEAESKVTTEHKVKINGDTVNYSATTGTQPVWNEEGQAVATLHYTYYQKKAVKDLSKRPLLISFNGGPGSASVWMHLAYTGPRILNIDDEGYPVQPYGVKANPYSVLDVADILYVNPVNTGYSRVLKNQDGKLPSKKEQQAMFFGVNADIQYLAQWLNTFVTRHDRWLSPKFLIGESYGTTRVSGLAHELQNQQWMYLNGVVLVSPTDIGIKRDGPVDAANRLPYFTAAAWYHKALTPELQQLDLDEVLAQAELFAIDELIPAIARGGFLALNEKQRIAEKMARFSGLSTQVIMQNNLDVAPSFFWKELLRDKGLTLGRLDSRYLGIDKKEVGDSPDYWPELTSWLHSFTPAINWYLSQELQYKTDIKYNMFGPVHPWDRTKNKTGENLRLAMAQNPYLNVLVQAGYYDGATNYFDAKYTLWQLDPSGKMKDRLSFKGYRSGHMMYLRRDDLQLSNQDLREFILQAIPAAGVPAKY from the coding sequence ATGAATGTACTAAAAAGCTCGCTCATAGTGATGCTGATGTTCAGTCAGTTTAGCTTTGCGACTAACATAGAAATAGAAGCCGAGAGTAAAGTCACCACTGAACACAAAGTAAAAATAAACGGCGATACCGTTAATTATTCAGCCACAACAGGCACTCAACCTGTATGGAATGAAGAAGGCCAAGCGGTGGCCACGCTGCACTATACGTATTATCAAAAAAAAGCCGTCAAAGATCTCAGTAAACGACCACTGCTTATTTCGTTTAACGGCGGTCCAGGGTCTGCTTCGGTCTGGATGCACTTGGCGTACACTGGGCCTCGTATTTTAAATATTGATGACGAAGGCTATCCAGTACAACCTTATGGTGTCAAAGCCAACCCCTACTCAGTGCTAGATGTCGCCGACATTTTGTATGTTAACCCAGTCAATACAGGCTACTCTCGGGTTCTAAAAAATCAAGACGGTAAGTTACCCAGTAAAAAAGAGCAGCAAGCCATGTTCTTTGGTGTCAATGCGGACATTCAATATCTGGCTCAGTGGCTCAACACTTTTGTAACTCGCCATGATCGCTGGTTATCACCCAAATTTTTAATTGGCGAAAGCTATGGTACGACCCGCGTGTCTGGTCTTGCGCACGAACTGCAGAATCAGCAATGGATGTATTTAAATGGGGTTGTGCTCGTTTCTCCAACCGATATTGGTATTAAACGCGATGGTCCGGTTGATGCTGCCAATCGCCTGCCTTATTTCACTGCCGCGGCTTGGTACCATAAGGCCTTAACACCTGAGTTACAACAACTTGATTTAGATGAAGTACTTGCACAAGCCGAACTCTTCGCTATTGATGAACTGATCCCTGCCATTGCTCGCGGGGGGTTTTTAGCCCTTAATGAAAAACAACGTATCGCAGAAAAAATGGCACGTTTTAGTGGCTTAAGCACGCAAGTAATTATGCAAAATAACCTCGATGTTGCCCCAAGCTTTTTTTGGAAAGAGTTATTAAGAGATAAAGGGCTCACCTTAGGGCGTTTAGATTCTCGTTATTTAGGCATCGATAAAAAAGAAGTGGGTGATTCTCCGGATTATTGGCCAGAGCTAACATCATGGTTACACTCATTCACTCCTGCTATTAACTGGTATTTGAGTCAAGAACTGCAATACAAGACTGACATCAAGTACAACATGTTTGGCCCTGTGCACCCTTGGGATCGTACCAAAAACAAAACAGGCGAAAATTTACGCCTTGCGATGGCGCAAAACCCTTACCTCAATGTACTGGTACAAGCCGGATACTACGATGGGGCAACCAACTACTTTGATGCTAAATACACCTTATGGCAGCTAGATCCCAGTGGTAAAATGAAAGATCGCTTAAGCTTTAAAGGCTACCGCAGTGGTCATATGATGTATTTACGTCGTGATGATTTACAGCTATCAAATCAAGACTTACGTGAATTCATTTTACAAGCGATACCAGCGGCTGGTGTACCAGCCAAGTATTAA